A region of Vigna radiata var. radiata cultivar VC1973A chromosome 10, Vradiata_ver6, whole genome shotgun sequence DNA encodes the following proteins:
- the LOC106774843 gene encoding uncharacterized protein LOC106774843 — translation MDVHISELFVPPQLSIYDGTTDPEDHVLAFSTRMAFRTENRVIWCRAFSLSLEGEALEWFNSLPPNSIESFKGLKVMFGKQFASSRSQYPTGFKLSNLKQGKEEMMKAFMDRYQKMVRWVKGLSSELALQYVMSALRPGPFKDNICRKRPKTMEELRERAGDEVRVEDMKQAYKKEAQEAKENAEGKKAGRAIRKAQRIQAKRNPSGTPIPNITSSCP, via the coding sequence ATGGACGTTCACATTTCTGAACTCTTTGTTCCACCCCAACTGAGTATTTATGACGGAACCACCGATCCCGAGGATCATGTGCTGGCATTCTCCACACGAATGGCCTTCCGAACCGAGAATCGTGTTATATGGTGTCGGGCTTTCTCTCTGTCGCTAGAGGGAGAGGCGTTAGAATGGTTCAACTCGTTACCACCAAATTCCATTGAGAGCTTCAAAGGATTGAAGGTCATGTTCGGAAAGCAATTTGCTAGTAGTCGCTCGCAATACCCGACAGGGTTCAAACTGTCTAATTTAAAGCAAGGAAAGGAGGAAATGATGAAAGCCTTCATGGACCGTTATCAGAAGATGGTCAGGTGGGTGAAAGGATTAAGTTCCGAACTCGCCCTCCAGTATGTGATGTCGGCGCTGAGGCCGGGACCTTTTAAGGACAACATATGCAGAAAGCGTCCAAAAACCATGGAAGAGTTGAGGGAACGGGCAGGCGACGAGGTAAGGGTGGAGGATATGAAACAAGCATACAAGAAAGAAGCTCAGGAAGCCAAGGAGAACGCAGAGGGTAAAAAAGCCGGAAGGGCCATCCGAAAAGCCCAAAGGATTCAAGCTAAGAGAAATCCCTCGGGGACCCCGATTCCAAACATAACCTCATCCTGCCCTTGA